From the Jilunia laotingensis genome, the window CAGAAATGGACACGATTTATTTGCGATAAAGCTTACACTAACTCGGTGGAAGGTCTTGTTGGAAATGAAGATGTGGGGCAAATGTCTGCTTGGTACGTATTGGCCGCAACAGGTATTCATCCTTCTTGCCCTGGAAGTACCCGGTACGAAATAACCAGTCCTGTATTTTCAAAGATCGAATTCGCTTTGGATCCTACTTATTATAAGGGAGGAAAGTTTACCATCATCGCACATGACAATTCACCGGAGAATATTTACATTCAACGGGCCATTCTGAATGGAAAAGAGTATGATAGATGTTATATTGACTTTACTGATATTACTGCCGGTTCAATTCTTGAATTGTATATGGGAAGTGAGCCAAACAGGGAATGGGGCATTCGATAAATGAAAATGATTCTTCTTTGTTTGCATTTCCCGATTAAAACAGCGATTTTTGTCATTCAATAAATAATGGCCGGGAATTCATGCTTAGTAAATACAAATTAAATCAGCTCTATTTTAAAGATACACAGTTTGCCAATCTGATGACACGCCGTATCTTTAATATCTTATTGATTGCCAATCCGTATGATGCATTTATGTTGGAAGATGACGGACGCATTGATGAAAAGATATTTAATGAATATACCTCTCTTTCGCTGCGTTATCCTCCGCGCTTCTCGCAAGTATCAACAGAAGAAGAAGCATTGGCATTGCTTGAAAAAATGACGTTCGATCTTGTTATTTGTATGCCCGGAACGGGTGATAATGACAGTTTTGACATCGGCAGGCATATCAAGAGTCTTTACGAACATATCCCCATTGTCATTCTTACTCCTTTTAGTCATGGCATAACGGCACGTATTGCCGATGAAGATCTGACTGCTTTCGATTATGTGTTCTGTTGGCTGGGCAATACCGATTTGCTGGTATCTATTATCAAGCTTATAGAAGATAAAATGAATCTGGAACATGATGTGGCAGAAGTCGGTGTGCAGCTTATTCTTTTGGTAGAGGACGGGATACGCTTTTATTCATCTGCATTGCCAAATCTATATAAATTCGTACTTAAACAGAGTCAGGAGTTCAGTACGGAAGCATTGAATGCCCATCAACGGACGCTTCGTATGCGTGGCCGTCCTAAGATTGTTTTAGCACGAACCTATGAAGAAGCGATCGGGCTTTATGAAAAATATAAGAACAATATTCTGGGAGTGATAACCGATGTCCGTTTTCCACATGTGGAAAGGGGTGAAAAGGATGGGTTGGCAGGTATCAAGCTATGCGCTGCCATACGGAAAGAAGATCCTTTCGTTCCTCTCATCATCCAATCTTCCGAATCGGAGAATGCCGCTTATGCAGCCAAGTATGGGGCTAGCTTTATCGATAAAAACTCCAAGAAAATGGATGTCGACCTGCGCCGGATTGTCTCTGATGATTTCGGATTCGGTGATTTTGTATTCCGCAATCCGGAGACCGGTGAAGAAATAGCCCGGGTACGCAATCTTAAGGAACTTCAGAACATCCTGTTTGCTGTTCCGGCCGAATCTTTCCTGTACCACATCTCCCGTAATCATGTTTCGCGGTGGCTTTATTCACGTGCGATGTTTCCTGTGGCCGAATTCTTGAAACCGATTACATGGAACAGTTTACAGGACGTGGATGCACATCGCCGGATTATCTTTGAAGCTATTGTAAAATACCGTAAGATGAAGAACCAGGGAGTAGTGGCGGTATTCAAGCGCGATCGTTTCGACCGCTATTCAAATTTTGCGCGGATCGGAGACGGCTCTCTTGGTGGGAAAGGACGTGGATTGGCCTTTATTGATAATATGGTAAAGCGTCATCCGGAGTTTGACGAATTTGAAAACGCTAGGGTAGCTATTCCGAAAACCGTCGTTCTATGTACGGATGTTTTCGATGAATTCATGGATACCAATAACCTCTATCAGATTGCGCTCTCTGATGCCGATGATGATGTTATTCTGCGTTATTTCCTGAAAGCCAAATTGCCCGACCGGCTTGTTGAGGACTTCTTCACCTTCTTCGATGTGGTGAAGTCCCCCATCGCCATACGTTCGTCTTCTTTGCTTGAGGACTCGCATTACCAACCGTTTGCGGGGATTTATAATACTTATATGATTCCTTATCTGGACGACAAGTATGAGATGCTCCGTATGTTGTCCGATGCTATAAAAGGTGTTTATGCATCCGTTTATTTCCGGGATTCAAAAGCATATATGCAAGCAACGAGCAACGTGATTGATCAGGAAAAGATGGCGGTGATCCTGCAGGAAGTTGTGGGGAATCAATATGGAGACAGGTATTACCCTTCGATGTCCGGTGTGGCACGTTCGCTGAACTACTATCCTTTGGGCGATGAGAAAGCTGAAGAAGGAACGGTGAATCTGGCTTTGGGATTAGGCAAATATATTGTGGATGGCGGTAAGACACTTCGCTTTTCACCCTATCATCCCAATCAGATACTTCAGACTAGTGAGATGGAGATGGCTCTCAAAGAAACACAGACCCAGTTCTATGCGCTTGATCTTAGGAATGCGGGAGATAACTTTTCCATCGATGATGGTTTCAATTTGCTTAAACTAAATGTGAAGGAAGCCGATGCTGACGGCTCGCTTAGGTATATTGCATCCACTTATGATCCTTATGATCAAATCATTCGCGATGGTTTATATCCCGGTGGACGTAAGGTGATCACGTTCGCTAATATTTTGCAGCATGACGTTTTTCCGCTGGCACGCATATTGCAGCTGGTACTGAAGTACGGACAACAGGAGATGCGTCGTCCGGTGGAGATAGAATTTGCTGCCACATTAAATCGTGATCAGGACAAGACCGGAACTTTCTATCTGTTGCAAATCCGTCCCATTGTCGATACGAAGGAGATGCTTGATGAAAATCTGTCGGCTATTCCGGATGAAGAAGTCATTTTGCGATCCGATAATTCATTGGGACATGGCGTGATGAATGATATTCATGACATTGTTTATGTAAAAACAGAAGGTTACAGTGCTTCTAAGAATCAGGATATTGCGTGGGAAATTGAAAAGTTGAACCAGCGTTTCTTAAATGAAGGAAAGAATTATGTTCTTGTCGGACCCGGACGTTGGGGTAGTAGTGACAGTTGGCTGGGCATTCCCGTGAAATGGCCGCATATCTCGGCAGCCCGTGTCATTGTGGAGGCGGGATTAACCAATTACCGGGTCGATCCCAGCCAAGGAACACATTTCTTCCAGAATCTGACCTCTTTCGGAGTCGGCTATTTTACGATTAATGCTTTTATGGGTGATGGCGTTTATAATCAGGATTTCCTCAATGCACAACCGGCTGTGGAAGAGACGAAATATTTGAGACATGTACGGTTTAAATCACCGATAGTCGTGAAAATGGATGGTAAGAAGAAATTAGGTGTAGTGATGATGCCTGAGGGGGAATGAAAGTTATATAAACATGTTTCAGAAGTATGATATTCGGCTTTTACATAAAAGCCTACAAGTCTAAATACGATGAAAAGAACATTTTGGTAGTGAAGTTCTAAGTCGCTTACCAATTCATAAGGAGTGTCGGCAAAAAAAACTTTGTAGCCACCGGAAGAAAGCGTCCGGTGGCCTCGTTCGTATTTCATGAATAAATTTCTGTATTTCGAATGTAGCTAGAGATTGAAAAAGGCAGAAACATCTGATACGACGTTCCTGCCTTCTACAATTAATACTATGACTTACTTTGTTTAGTTGGGATATCTTATAAAATGCCTTGAGCCATCATCGCTTTGGCAACCTTCATAAATCCGGCTACGTTTGCACCCTTTACATAATTTACGTATCCATCAGTTTCCGTACCGTATTGAACGCAAGCTGCGTGGATGTTTTTCATGATGCTCTTCAGCTTTTCGTCTACTTCTTCGGAACTCCAACTTAATTTGATAGAGTTCTGCGTCATTTCCAGTCCGGATACGGATACTCCACCGGCATTGGCTGCTTTTCCCGGAGCATACAGGATTTTTGCATCCTGGAATACTTTGATGGCTTCCGGGGTAGAAGGCATGTTGGCACCTTCGCTTACTGCTATACAGCCATTTGCTACCAGTTGACGGGCATGATCACCGTTCAGTTCGTTCTGAGTGGCAGAAGGCAGGGCGATGTCGCACTTTTCACCCCAAGGTTTGGCTCCTTCCACGTATTTGCAGCCGTACTTCTCGGCATATTCGCGGATACGACCCCGGTACAGGTTTTTCAGCTCCATGATGTAATCCAATTTTTCGCGGTCAATACCTTCCGGATCATAAATGTAACCATCGGAATCGGACATGGTG encodes:
- a CDS encoding PEP/pyruvate-binding domain-containing protein — encoded protein: MLSKYKLNQLYFKDTQFANLMTRRIFNILLIANPYDAFMLEDDGRIDEKIFNEYTSLSLRYPPRFSQVSTEEEALALLEKMTFDLVICMPGTGDNDSFDIGRHIKSLYEHIPIVILTPFSHGITARIADEDLTAFDYVFCWLGNTDLLVSIIKLIEDKMNLEHDVAEVGVQLILLVEDGIRFYSSALPNLYKFVLKQSQEFSTEALNAHQRTLRMRGRPKIVLARTYEEAIGLYEKYKNNILGVITDVRFPHVERGEKDGLAGIKLCAAIRKEDPFVPLIIQSSESENAAYAAKYGASFIDKNSKKMDVDLRRIVSDDFGFGDFVFRNPETGEEIARVRNLKELQNILFAVPAESFLYHISRNHVSRWLYSRAMFPVAEFLKPITWNSLQDVDAHRRIIFEAIVKYRKMKNQGVVAVFKRDRFDRYSNFARIGDGSLGGKGRGLAFIDNMVKRHPEFDEFENARVAIPKTVVLCTDVFDEFMDTNNLYQIALSDADDDVILRYFLKAKLPDRLVEDFFTFFDVVKSPIAIRSSSLLEDSHYQPFAGIYNTYMIPYLDDKYEMLRMLSDAIKGVYASVYFRDSKAYMQATSNVIDQEKMAVILQEVVGNQYGDRYYPSMSGVARSLNYYPLGDEKAEEGTVNLALGLGKYIVDGGKTLRFSPYHPNQILQTSEMEMALKETQTQFYALDLRNAGDNFSIDDGFNLLKLNVKEADADGSLRYIASTYDPYDQIIRDGLYPGGRKVITFANILQHDVFPLARILQLVLKYGQQEMRRPVEIEFAATLNRDQDKTGTFYLLQIRPIVDTKEMLDENLSAIPDEEVILRSDNSLGHGVMNDIHDIVYVKTEGYSASKNQDIAWEIEKLNQRFLNEGKNYVLVGPGRWGSSDSWLGIPVKWPHISAARVIVEAGLTNYRVDPSQGTHFFQNLTSFGVGYFTINAFMGDGVYNQDFLNAQPAVEETKYLRHVRFKSPIVVKMDGKKKLGVVMMPEGE